One window of Salmo salar chromosome ssa11, Ssal_v3.1, whole genome shotgun sequence genomic DNA carries:
- the LOC106587920 gene encoding troponin I, fast skeletal muscle-like has protein sequence MSDKKMSSSRRQHLKSLMLQIAQWVIEAEAIQAEEEKNRYMDENVPSLSVPGSMQELQDLCKKLHQQIDTVDEQRYDTQSKVAKSDKEIEDLKIKLQDLKGKFKKPVLKRVRMSADAMLQALLGSKHKVSMDLRSNLKQVKKEVKEEVKDAADWRKNIEDKAGMDGRKKMFESDP, from the exons ATGTCAGA TAAAAAGATGTCATCGAGTCGTAGGCAACATCTGAAG AGCTTGATGCTCCAGATTGCCCAGTGGGTCATAGAGGCTGAGGCCATCCAGGCAGAGGAGGAGAAAAACAGGTACATGGATGAGAATGTCCCCTCCCTCTCCGTCCCAGGATCCATGCAGGAACTCCAG gaTCTGTGCAAGAAGCTCCACCAGCAGATCGATACAGTTGATGAACAGAGATATGACACACAAAGCAAAGTAGCCAAGTCCGATAAGGAG ATTGAGGATCTGAAGATAAAACTACAGGACCTGAAGGGAAAGTTCAAGAAGCCCGTCCTGAAGAGAGTGCGTATGTCTGCTGATGCTATGCTCCAGGCTCTGCTGGGCTCCAAACACAAGGTGTCCATGGATCTGAGGTCCAACCTGAAGCAGGTCAAGAAGGAGGTCAAGGAAGAG GTGAAAGATGCAGCTGACTGGCGTAAGAACATTGAGGACAAGGCTGGCATGGATGGTAGAAAGAAGATGTTTGAGTCCGACCCTTAA
- the LOC106587921 gene encoding troponin I, fast skeletal muscle-like — translation MSDKKMTTSRRNYLKSLMLQIAAGLLEAEAVEAEAEKARYMEENCPAPQFLVCMAELTDLCKKLHQNIERIDEERYDMSTKVTKSEKEVEDLKMKVVELNGKFRKPVLKRVRMSADAMLQALLGSKHKVSMDLRSNLKQVKKEVKEEDKDAVGDWRKNIEDKSDRKKMFETNKE, via the exons ATGTCTGA TAAAAAGATGACAACGAGCCGTAGGAACTACCTGAAG AGCTTGATGCTGCAGATCGCTGCCGGGTTGCTCGAGGCTGAAGCGGTCGAGGCTGAGGCAGAGAAGGCCAGGTACATGGAGGAGAACTGCCCTGCCCCACAATTCTTGGTATGCATGGCAGAGCTCACG gACTTGTGCAAGAAGCTCCATCAGAATATCGAGAGGATTGATGAGGAGAGATACGACATGTCAACCAAGGTGACCAAGTCCGAGAAGGAG GTTGAGGACTTGAAGATGAAGGTAGTTGAACTGAATGGCAAGTTCAGGAAGCCCGTCCTGAAGAGAGTGCGTATGTCTGCTGATGCTATGCTCCAGGCTCTGCTGGGCTCCAAACACAAGGTGTCCATGGATCTGAGGTCCAACCTGAAGCAGGTCAAGAAGGAGGTCAAGGAGGAG GACAAAGATGCTGTGGGTGACTGGCGTAAGAACATCGAAGACAAATCAGACAGAAAGAAGATGTTTGAGACTAATAAGGAGTAG